In Pelodiscus sinensis isolate JC-2024 chromosome 2, ASM4963464v1, whole genome shotgun sequence, the following proteins share a genomic window:
- the CSRNP1 gene encoding cysteine/serine-rich nuclear protein 1 isoform X1 translates to MDQSCEIREFCTVQEIPYNLLYEKYRINMSGVLKRKYDELEDDATYCSSSSCSPFSSSSASSGWESEEENSRGDSKPSTALTSSFTPTSILKKTKRLKKNNVEFDQVTVFYFPRCQGFTSVPSRGGCTLGMMSKHSVCRQFTLAEFSKEQETVRREKLKERLKEEKLEALKWKLTVNSTAESEEANQLTTEDISDDDVDVSNVELEDGFFLQPYPAKKRRALLKALGVKKIDREEKRELHNIRLSREDCGCDCQEFCDPETCSCSLAGIKCQMDHTSFPCGCTKDGCGNTEGRIEFNQARVQTHFIHTIMKLELEKNQQSSDRNVEPESSFRDRLHQFGCSSGKNVFEERAVPLTPAFQFNMDLETVGENSCSSDMTDSSISSIQSEDSEEQYENVPSDKSQSDIDDDGLARILHFNDSDIEDNSNNCQDNLSCFHPADFFSANIEDQCGTVAEKFSTVNYSGHLSNISECLDENANQDAGCFLDETADSHCEGLSCCMSSSTEQCSKSYTDLSLSSDSLDLFQSFSDYNLGPLYNSLKEYENLDNFSALQFQLPNFPGFPQAGDQSTCFLESLIGLSESVPETPVPFTDNQLLEDAIKSSLMETVKV, encoded by the exons TTATATGAAAAATACCGAATAAACATGAGCGGGGTATTGAAAAGAAAGTATGATGAACTGGAGGATGATGCCACCTActgttcctcttcctcctgctcccctttcTCCTCTTCTTCGGCCTCATCAGGCTGGGAATCGGAGGAGGAAAACTCCCGAGGAGACAGCAAGCCCAGTACTGCCTTAACCTCCAGTTTCACTC CCACATCCATCCTGAAGAAAACCAAGCGGCTAAAGAAGAACAATGTGGAGTTCGATCAGGTCACTGTGTTTTACTTTCCACGCTGCCAAGGGTTCACCAGCGTGCCCAGCCGTGGCGGTTGCACCCTGGGAATGATGAGCAAGCACAGTGTGTGCAGGCAGTTCACACTGGCAGAATTTTCAAAGGAACAGGAGACTGTCCGGCGGGAGAAACTCAAAGAGCGGTTAAAAGAGGAGAAATTGGAGGCATTGAAATGGAAA CTGACTGTGAACAGCACAGCAGAGTCTGAGGAGGCCAACCAGCTCACTACTGAGGACATATCCGACGATGATGTGGATGTGAGCAATGTGGAATTGGAGGACGGCTTCTTCCTCCAGCCTTACCCTGCCAAAAAGAGACGCGCTCTCCTCAAAGCCTTGGGAGTGAAGAAGATCGACAGAGAGGAGAAACGGGAGCTGCACAACATCCGCCTGTCCCGCGAAGACTGCGGCTGTGACTGCCAGGAGTTCTGCGATCCAGAGACCTGCAGCTGTAGCTTAGCAGGCATTAAATGTCAG ATGGATCACACTTCGTTCCCTTGTGGCTGCACTAAAGATGGCTGTGGAAACACGGAAGGGAGAATAGAATTCAACCAGGCTAGAGTGCAAACTCACTTCATCCACACCATCATGAAATTGGAACTGGAAAAGAACCAGCAGAGCAGTGATAGGAATGTAGAACCCGAATCATCGTTCCGGGACAGACTCCATCAATTTGGGTGTTCATCCGGGAAAAATGTGTTTGAGGAAAGAGCcgtcccactgactccagcatTTCAGTTCAACATGGATCTGGAGACTGTGGGGGAGAACAGCTGTAGCAGTGATATGACAGACTCTTCAATTTCATCCATTCAGAGCGAGGATTCGGAAGAACAGTACGAGAATGTCCCGTCAGACAAGTCTCAGTCTGACATTGATGATGATGGCCTGGCAAGAATACTCCATTTTAACGACTCTGACATCGAAGACAACAGTAATAATTGCCAAGATAACTTGAGCTGTTTCCATCCTGCTGACTTCTTCAGTGCAAACATTGAAGACCAGTGTGGTACAGTGGCTGAAAAATTCAGCACTGTAAACTACTCCGGCCATTTGTCCAACATCTCTGAATGCCTAGATGAAAATGCCAATCAGGACGCTGGTTGTTTTCTAGATGAAACTGCTGATTCGCACTGTGAGGGGCTTTCTTGCTGCATGTCATCTTCAACAGAGCAGTGCTCAAAGAGCTACACAGATCTCAGCCTTTCCTCTGACTCTTTGGATCTTTTTCAGTCATTTTCTGATTATAATTTGGGACCTCTTTATAACTCCCTAAAGGAATATGAGAACCTGGATAATTTTTCAGCATTACAGTTTCAGTTGCCTAATTTTCCTGGCTTTCCCCAGGCAGGAGACCAGAGCACCTGTTTCCTGGAGTCTCTAATCGGCTTGTCTGAATCTGTCCCAGAAACCCCCGTCCCTTTCACAGACAATCAGCTTTTAGAAGATGCTATTAAGTCATCACTAATGGAAACAgtgaaagtttaa
- the CSRNP1 gene encoding cysteine/serine-rich nuclear protein 1 isoform X2: MSGVLKRKYDELEDDATYCSSSSCSPFSSSSASSGWESEEENSRGDSKPSTALTSSFTPTSILKKTKRLKKNNVEFDQVTVFYFPRCQGFTSVPSRGGCTLGMMSKHSVCRQFTLAEFSKEQETVRREKLKERLKEEKLEALKWKLTVNSTAESEEANQLTTEDISDDDVDVSNVELEDGFFLQPYPAKKRRALLKALGVKKIDREEKRELHNIRLSREDCGCDCQEFCDPETCSCSLAGIKCQMDHTSFPCGCTKDGCGNTEGRIEFNQARVQTHFIHTIMKLELEKNQQSSDRNVEPESSFRDRLHQFGCSSGKNVFEERAVPLTPAFQFNMDLETVGENSCSSDMTDSSISSIQSEDSEEQYENVPSDKSQSDIDDDGLARILHFNDSDIEDNSNNCQDNLSCFHPADFFSANIEDQCGTVAEKFSTVNYSGHLSNISECLDENANQDAGCFLDETADSHCEGLSCCMSSSTEQCSKSYTDLSLSSDSLDLFQSFSDYNLGPLYNSLKEYENLDNFSALQFQLPNFPGFPQAGDQSTCFLESLIGLSESVPETPVPFTDNQLLEDAIKSSLMETVKV; the protein is encoded by the exons ATGAGCGGGGTATTGAAAAGAAAGTATGATGAACTGGAGGATGATGCCACCTActgttcctcttcctcctgctcccctttcTCCTCTTCTTCGGCCTCATCAGGCTGGGAATCGGAGGAGGAAAACTCCCGAGGAGACAGCAAGCCCAGTACTGCCTTAACCTCCAGTTTCACTC CCACATCCATCCTGAAGAAAACCAAGCGGCTAAAGAAGAACAATGTGGAGTTCGATCAGGTCACTGTGTTTTACTTTCCACGCTGCCAAGGGTTCACCAGCGTGCCCAGCCGTGGCGGTTGCACCCTGGGAATGATGAGCAAGCACAGTGTGTGCAGGCAGTTCACACTGGCAGAATTTTCAAAGGAACAGGAGACTGTCCGGCGGGAGAAACTCAAAGAGCGGTTAAAAGAGGAGAAATTGGAGGCATTGAAATGGAAA CTGACTGTGAACAGCACAGCAGAGTCTGAGGAGGCCAACCAGCTCACTACTGAGGACATATCCGACGATGATGTGGATGTGAGCAATGTGGAATTGGAGGACGGCTTCTTCCTCCAGCCTTACCCTGCCAAAAAGAGACGCGCTCTCCTCAAAGCCTTGGGAGTGAAGAAGATCGACAGAGAGGAGAAACGGGAGCTGCACAACATCCGCCTGTCCCGCGAAGACTGCGGCTGTGACTGCCAGGAGTTCTGCGATCCAGAGACCTGCAGCTGTAGCTTAGCAGGCATTAAATGTCAG ATGGATCACACTTCGTTCCCTTGTGGCTGCACTAAAGATGGCTGTGGAAACACGGAAGGGAGAATAGAATTCAACCAGGCTAGAGTGCAAACTCACTTCATCCACACCATCATGAAATTGGAACTGGAAAAGAACCAGCAGAGCAGTGATAGGAATGTAGAACCCGAATCATCGTTCCGGGACAGACTCCATCAATTTGGGTGTTCATCCGGGAAAAATGTGTTTGAGGAAAGAGCcgtcccactgactccagcatTTCAGTTCAACATGGATCTGGAGACTGTGGGGGAGAACAGCTGTAGCAGTGATATGACAGACTCTTCAATTTCATCCATTCAGAGCGAGGATTCGGAAGAACAGTACGAGAATGTCCCGTCAGACAAGTCTCAGTCTGACATTGATGATGATGGCCTGGCAAGAATACTCCATTTTAACGACTCTGACATCGAAGACAACAGTAATAATTGCCAAGATAACTTGAGCTGTTTCCATCCTGCTGACTTCTTCAGTGCAAACATTGAAGACCAGTGTGGTACAGTGGCTGAAAAATTCAGCACTGTAAACTACTCCGGCCATTTGTCCAACATCTCTGAATGCCTAGATGAAAATGCCAATCAGGACGCTGGTTGTTTTCTAGATGAAACTGCTGATTCGCACTGTGAGGGGCTTTCTTGCTGCATGTCATCTTCAACAGAGCAGTGCTCAAAGAGCTACACAGATCTCAGCCTTTCCTCTGACTCTTTGGATCTTTTTCAGTCATTTTCTGATTATAATTTGGGACCTCTTTATAACTCCCTAAAGGAATATGAGAACCTGGATAATTTTTCAGCATTACAGTTTCAGTTGCCTAATTTTCCTGGCTTTCCCCAGGCAGGAGACCAGAGCACCTGTTTCCTGGAGTCTCTAATCGGCTTGTCTGAATCTGTCCCAGAAACCCCCGTCCCTTTCACAGACAATCAGCTTTTAGAAGATGCTATTAAGTCATCACTAATGGAAACAgtgaaagtttaa